From the Heterodontus francisci isolate sHetFra1 unplaced genomic scaffold, sHetFra1.hap1 HAP1_SCAFFOLD_1473, whole genome shotgun sequence genome, the window CTGCAGGTGGGGGAAATCTCTCTTTATATTCCCCCGGGAGAGTgggtttggtgggggtggggggagcggaggcTGGGGATGGTGAAGAGGGGAGGATCACTTCCTACATGAGTGGAATTGTTGTGAGTGACCATACCCGGCTGATGTTTTAATCTGATCGCTGGCTGCTAAAGGGTTAGATTACGAGGGCAGCCTTTTGCACACCAGGCTTGTTCCACTTGGCTGGTAGAGTCCTATCGCTCTCTTTCATCCGTCCAGGCCACAGAGGAGAAGGAGGAGATGGAGGAACTCCAGGCTTACAATCGGCGGCTGCTTCACAACATCCTGCCCAAGGACGTGGCGGCCCACTTCCTCGCTCGCGAGCGTCGCAACGACGAGCTGTATTACCAGTCGTGCGAGTGCGTGGCAGTCATGTTCGCCTCCATCAGCAACTTCTCCGAGTTTTACGTGGAACTGGAGGCAAACAATGAGGGCGTGGAGTGTCTCCGACTGCTGAATGAAATCATCGCCGACTTCGACGAGGTGAGTAGATGGGTTCTGGGTACGTGGGCGCGGGAGTGAACGTCTGTGTGCATGTCTGTCTGTGTGGGAGGGGTTTGAAGGGAGAAAGGGGAGATGTCGGAGGGgtttggagggagagaggggagatgtCGGAGGGGTTTGGAGGGAGAGGGGAGATGTCGGAGGGGTTTGGAGGGAGAGGGGAGATGTCGGAGGGGtttggagggagagggggagatgtCGGAGGGgtttggagggagagaggggagatgtCGGAGGGgtttggagggagagagggggagatgtgGGAGGGgtttggagggagagaggggagatgtCGGAGGGgtttggagggagagaggggagatgtCGGAGGGgtttggagggagagagggggagatgtcGGAGGGgtttggagggagagaggggagatgtCGGAGGGgtttggagggagagagggggagatgtcGGAGGGgtttggagggagagagggggagatgtcGGAGGGgtttggagggagagagggggagatgtcGGAGGGgtttggagggagagaggggagatgtCGGAGGGGTttggagggagaggggggatgtCTCTCGAGGCGGAGGGCGTTTAATTTGGTTGTCCTTTGCTGACAGATTATCAGCGAGGAGCAGTTCAGGCAGCTGGAGAAGATTAAAACTATCGGCAGTACCTACATGGCAGCCTCCGGTCTCAATGACTCCACGTATGACAAGGTTGGAAAGTCACACATCATGGCACTGGCAGACTATTCCACCCGGCTGATGGAGCAGATGAAATATATTAACGAGCACTCCTTCAACAACTTCCAAATGAAAATCGGTGAGTGAGTGCGTCAGGATCTTTgcacacgctcagaccctctcgcATGCACTCGcgctcaaactctctctctctcacactcactcactcactctcacacacaccttctcactcgcgcactgtcggagggtcagcaccgagggagcgccgcgccgtcggagggcTCGTCTGTCGcacgagacgttaaactgaggcccccgtcTGCTCCCTCAGTTGGATGTAAGAGACCCCACGGCCACAACTTTGATGACGAGCAGGCGGGagctctccccggtgtcctggggccgatatttatccctcaaccaacatcactgaaaaacagatTTTCCACTCATTTATCAGATTGCggttttgtgggaccttgctgtgcgcaagttggctgccacgtttcgtacagtacaacagtgaccacacttcagaaaatGTCCTCCCATCggctgtgaggtgctttggggCCTCCTGAGCTGGTGAAACCGCTGGAGGAACGCGAGTCCTTTCAGTTTTATCGTACATCCGAGCTCTGTAATCCTCGCTGAGGCACTCTCTCTGACTCATTCTCTCTTCTTCCCTCAGGATCTGAACATTGGGCCAGTGGTGGCCGGTGTAATCGGAGCTCGGAAACCTCAATATGATATCTGGGGGAACACTGTGAACGTGGCCAGTCGCATGGACAGTACAGGCATTCCCAACAAGATTCAGGTCAGAGCTTGCTGTCAATGTGTGTCGGAGAACAATACGCAGGCTGAGTGTGCATTACACACGGGGATACACAGGCTGGGTGTGCATTACACACGGGGATACGCAGGCTGGGTGTGCATTACACATGGGGATACGCAGGCTGGGTGTGCATTACACACGGGGATATGCAGGCTGGGTGTGCATTACACACGGGGATACGCAGGCTGGGTGTGCATTACACACGGGGATACGCAGGCCGGGTGTGCATTACACACGGGGATACACAGGCTGGTTGCGCATTACACACACAAATATGCAGGCTGGGTGTGTTTTACACATGGGAATACACAGGCTGGGTGTGCATTACACACGAGCATAAGCAGGCTGGGTGTGCATCATACACAAATATGCAGGCTGGGTGTGCGTGTTACGCACAAATATGCAGGCTGGGTGTGCGTGTTACACACAAATATGCAGGCTGGGTGTGTGTGTTACACACAAATATGCAGGCTGGGTGTGTGTGTTACACACAAATATGCAGGCTGGGTGTGTGTGTTACACACAAATGTGCAGGCTGGGTGTGTGTGTTACACACAAATATGCAGGCTGGGTGTGCGTGTTACACACAAATATGCAGGCTGGGTGTGCGTGTTACACACAAATGTGCAGGCTGGGTGTGTGTgttacacacacagatatgcaggcTGGGTGTGTGTGTTACACACGGGAATCCACAGGCTGGGAGTGTGGTACACACAGCATTACACAGGAATACACAGTCTGGATGTGTGTTGCACACGAGGACATGCAGGCTGGGTGACAGGAACACATTACTGCACTGCCCATTGTACCAGGCACCTGGTGTTTGCTGTATCAAAACTCactcctatctattctaatcctgttGGAACTGCCAGACAATTGAAGTTCAGTCTATCTAGATTGCATTCTACCCTCCTGGCAGTCCCATGATACGATGATAATGCAGTTATTGACTGATTAGAGTGATCGATCCCTTATTGATTCGTCAACAGCAAAGCGAGACGCGAGGCGAGGGAACCACCTCCCTACCTGCCCCTGATGATGCAGAATCCAAAGTTCCTCCCAAAACACTTAAGTGTCTTCCCGGATTGCTGACGCAGTGCGTCCAAAAGCGTCATTCTCTGAACGAAATCCCTCCAGTTTCAATGAATCAGTATTACCAGCTACTACCATCTCCCCGGGGAGCCCTGTTCCACCGACTGACCGCTCACTCGCTGAAATAATGAGAGTCAGGCCTCttcagggggtgatgtcaggacgcacttcttcatacaaaggggagtggaaatctggaactctctctcccaaaaagctgtcgCAGCCGGGAGTCAGTTGGAAAtttctgagatggatagatttttgttgggtaaagggtattaaggtttacgagactaaggtgggtaagatggagttaagatacagatcagccttgatccgattgaatagcagaacaggctcgttgcggctgaatggcttcctcctgctctgtgtcagcactgaccctccgacagtgcggtgctccctcagcgctgaccctctgacagtgcggtgctccctcagcgctgaccctccgacagtgcggcgctccctcagcgctgaccctccgacagtgaggcgctccctcagcgctgaccctccgacagcacggcgcttcctcagcgctgaccctccgacagcgcggcgctccctcagcgctgaccctccgacagcacggcgctccctcagcactgaccctgcgacagcgcggcgctccgtcagcgctgaccctcagacagtgcggcgctccctcagcgctgaccctccaacagcatggcactccctcagtgctgaccctccgacagcgcggctctccctcagcactgaccctgcgacagcgcggcgctccctcagcgctgaccctgcgacagcgcggcgctccctcagcgctgaccctccgacagcgcggcgctccctcagcactgaccctgcgacagcgcggcgctcccctcagcgctgaccctccgacagcgcggcgctccctcagtaatggcaCTTGGGAGCGTCAGACCCAGATGCTAGTGCCCGGGGCGCTGGAGCGGAGCCTCGAACCCACCAGCGTCCCGAGAGGTGAAGGAGAGGTACGGCCGGTGCACCATCACTAATAattgcctctccgtctctctctttccaggTGACGGGGGACATGCAGCAAGTCCTGGCTGCCAAGGGTTACTGCCTACAGTGCCGTGGGCTTGTCAAGGTAAAAGGCAAAGGGGAGATGATGACCTATTTCCTGACCCAGGGTCCGGCCAACAGTTAGCAGGGATTCGGAGGGAGAGCAGAACGGAGGCGGGGAGCATGAAGAAGCTGCCGGATCCATCTCGACAAGGCGATGCTTTTCCGAAAGATATTCAGGAGGtccaaagatatatatatatatatatatatatatatatatatataaaaaaaggtgCCTGAATCTTATGTACTGGAGTGGAAGCATCTTCTGTGAAGATTATTCCCATGTGGCAGTGGAAGAATTTCGCAGCACGGGAGATGATACTTTTTAAAATGATCTGAAAAGTGacttatttattattattattggggggagggggggggggggttttccagcattttatttttgggCTCGGCAACTGATCTCTTGGGGACTTGACCAAAGAAGacgacggggagtggggggcggaggggAAGAGAtcgggtggtggaggggggttggggagaggggagtgaggaggctgGGGCAGATCCCCGCAAAGCGACCGGCACCTGGAGAGCTATGgccggacagcgatgaggagacgaGTTCACGGGGACTTTCTGTACTTGCGACTGGCCGCGTTGGTCACTCCTCCGCTGACTTGCACAAACTCCGAGCCAACCCGTACCCAAttgcaccctctctccctccctcccctttgctctctctccctccctccctgcctcccctttgctctctccctcccccccctccctcctccctccctctctctccctccctctccctccctccctccctctccctccctccctccctctccctccctccctccctccctccctctccctccctccctccctccctctccctccctccctccctctctctctctccctcctccctcccctttgctctctccctccctccctctctctccctccctccctctctctccctccctcccctttgctctctctctctccctctctccctcccctttgctctctccctccctccctccctcccttttgctctctccctccccccctctcctttgctctctctctctccctcccctttgctctctctctctccctccctcctcccctttgctcgctctccctccctcccctttgctctctctctccctccccttgctcgctctccctcccctccctccctcccctttgctctctccctccccccctccctccctctctctccctcccctttgctctctctccctccctccctccctcccctttgctctctccctccctccctccctttgctctctctctctctccctcctccctctctctccctccctcccctttgctctctctccctccctctctctccctccctcccctttgctctctccctccctccctctctctcctccctttgctctctctccctccctctcctccctccctcctcccctttgctctctccctccctccctctctctccctcccctttgctctctctctctccctccctcccctttgttctctctctccccccccctttgctctctctctctgtccaccccccccccccccccgccccgccccaaaCTCCCCGTCCTCAAGTGTTTGGCTCTTACCATTTTCATTTTACGTCGGCATTTGTAACCGGGTGGGGGGCCTTGGGGTCGAACTGTGCCAAAGGTTTTTTCCGATTGGACTACTGCCCTTGGGAGAAGTGGGCGTTTAGGGAGGGGCGATGATTCGAGAGGGCCAGGGTACGGGATCTCCAGAGGGGAAAGTTACCGGTGGGATTCCTTTTCCGGTATCAGGGAGCGGGTGGCTGCAAGAGTATTTTGGAAAGGCGGCAGGCTATAAGGGAAAAGGAATTTCGCCCTCGCTCGGCTGGGGTATTCTTCACGGCGTCAAAAGCATGCCGGGCAAGGACGCTGGAAAAGgagagtggggactaattggatagttccttcaaagagctggcacaggtacagtgggccaaatggcctcacttTTTCCcctctgttccccttctctctcgcattctatctatCTCTccgttccccctctctttctcctccctctccacGTGCACTCCATttatctctccctcctctctgtctttcacactctttctctcactgtctttgtctctctctctcttgctgtctctctctcactctcacactgtctttgTCTCTCACTTACTGCCtcttgcgcacactctctctctctctcactctctctgacactgtctttgtctctcacatactgtctcttgcgcacatacactctctctctctcacactctcttgcgcgcacacactctctctctcacactgtctttgtctctctcacatactgtctcttgcgcacatacactctctctctctcacactctcttgcgcacacactctctctctctctctctcactctctctgacactgtctttgtctctcacatactgtctcttgcgcacatacactctctctctctctcacactctcttgcgcacatacactctctctctctcacactctcttgcgcgcacacactctctctctcacactgtctttgtctctctcacatactgtctcttgcgcacatacactctctctctctcacactatctttgtctctcacatactgtctcttgcgcacatacactctctctctctcacactctcttgcgcacatacactctctctcctctcacactctcttgcgcgcacacactctctctctcacactgtctttgtctctctcacatactgtctcttgcgcacatacactctctctctctcacactatctttgtctctcacatactgtctcttgcgcacatacactctctctctctcacactgtctcttgcgcgcacacactctctctctctctcacatactgtctcttgcgcacatacactctctctctctcacactgtctttgtctctcacatactgtctcttgagcacatacactctcacactgtcattctctctcacgcacacactctctctctctctctcacactgtctctgtctctcacatactgtctcttgcgcacatacactctctctctcacactgtctttgtctctcacatactgtctcttgcgcacgcacactctctctctcacactgtctttgtctctctcacatactgtctcttgcgcacatacactctctctctctcatactgtctctcaagcacacactctctctctctctctctcacactgtctttgtctctcacatactgtctcttgcgcacatacactctctctctcacactgtttcTTGCgcgcacacacagtctctctctctctctcacactctcacactctcacactgtctttgTCTCtcgcacatacactctctctctctctcacactgtctcttgcGCGCAcatagtctctctcctctcacactctcacactgtctttgtctctctcacatactgtctcttgcgcacacacagtctctctctctcacactctcacactgtctttgtctctctcacatactgtctcttgcgcacatacactctctctcaacaCTGTCTCttgcgcacacacactctctctctctcacactcttttgaaacatataagattctgaggggtcttggcagggtgaatgtggaaaggatgtttccccttgtgggagaatctcaaatcaggggtcactgttttaaaaatagggggtcacccatttaactcggagatgaggagaaattttttctctcagagggtcgtgaggtctttggaattctcttcctcaaaaggcagtggaaggagagtctttgaatatttctaggcagaggtagatagattcttaatgagcaaggggtggaaggttatcggggtggaGGCagcaatgtggagtcaaggttacaatcagatcagccatgatctcctcctaacttgtatgttcgtacacactctctcacagacccctctctctctctctctctctctctcccactccctctctctcacagtccattgtccctgtctctatctctctcacatccctctctctccatatttctgtcgtgctctctcactccctctcgcaTACGATCCCTGTCTCTATcaatctcactccctctctcacagtccatgtctctccctcactctatctcactccctgtctctatctctctctctcacataatccctgtctctctctctctcacacgttccctgtctctatcaatctcactccctctctctcagtccatgtctctatctctcgctccctctcacacagtccctgtctctatttctctaactatccctgcctctatctctccctccctccctctctctctcagtccctgtctctatctctaacactcacactgtccctgtctctatctctctcactccctctcacaatccctgtctctacctctctctcaccagtccgtctatctctctcactccctctcacagtccctgtctctatctctctcactccctctctctcacaatctctgtctctatctctcactccctgcctctatctctcattccccccctctctcacagtccctgtctctatctctcactttctctctctcagtccctgtctctatctctcactttctctctctcagtccctgtctctatttctctaactATCCCTGCCTCTATCTCTCACAGCCCCTGCCTCTATCTCAAACACTCACACTgtccctgtctccatctctctcactccctctttctatctctctcactccctttctctcagtccctgtctctagctctcactctctctctcacagtccctgtctctatttctctaactATCCCTgcctctatctctcgctccccctctctctcacagtcCTGCCTCTATCTCTAACACTCACActgtccctgtctctatctctcactccctctttctatctctctcactcctttctctcacagtccctgtctgtctctcactccccctctcgctatctctctcactccctccctctctctgacaatccctgtctcactccccctctctcccgcccggTCTTGCGCTCCCTCTCAATTCACCAGCCCTTCCTAACATGGGACACTGAGATGTTTACACGAGGAACGATCGGGAACTCTGGCCCCCAGGAGATGGATTTACCTGCAGGTGcaaggaagagaggagagagagagagagaaaaagtttgAATCTTGCTCGTTCCGTGAGGTATTTGAGCGTCAATGCCAAACACTAACTCGATACCTGACGTGTCTGCAGAGACTATTGCTTGTATTTAATTTAATCTTTTAAAACCAGAATCTACTCACTATTACCATGCCAAGACATGTTTTATTATTTTAATTTGATTTTGTTTGTTGATGGCGTCTACAATGCAACTCCAGGACCATCGCTGTATCCCTCACtccggagttttaaaaaaaaatgtattgtaTGGAGTATAATTTCCTGTATGAGCCACGCATAGAGGGCCAAAGGCAAGTTAGTAGTAGAGAATGGGGATTATATTCAGATTCTATCACGGACAttcaaaaataaaaaagcagactgTCTTTCTAAATTTATATCTGTTTTATTTttcgggagaaacttctttacccagagaatgtggGACTTGCTGTCACAGGGAGTGGATTGAGGCGAACTgcgtagatgcatttaaaggggggCGGGAGGGGAAGCTGGATgaatacacgagggagaaaggaatagaaggatagggtgATTGGGGGAGATGAGGTAAGGggcgggaggaggctcgtgtggagcagaaacaccggcACGGagtagatgggccgaatggtctgtttctgtgctgtgagttTGATGCCATGGCTCCCGTCTCACTGGtgttgtttgtgggggggggggggggaaacactgGAAGAGGACGTGGGAGGGGAGCAAGGATTTTACAGCTCTCACTGCAGCTGTGTGGGAATTTCCAGGGGCAGAGTGGTCAGTTCAGATTCAGACCACACCGAGTCGGGTGAAAGccgcccgcgcccccccccccccccccacccctcctcctccagcAGCAGATCGGGAAGCTCGTAACGCAAAATGAAGGCTGATGAAACCGTCCCCAGGCCgcaggagagagagcaggaaagccGCTGTTCCTGTCTGATGGGCAGACAAGGCCCAAAGCCTCAGGGCACGGTTGAGGAAAGGGCAGACAGCGAGCGCTGACGCTGACCTTGGGGCGACTGTTTTATCAGGGCCGTCGCCTCCGACACATAAACAAGGAGGGACACCGTTGGCTTGGTAACCACTTGGCAGTGGGACTGGCAACACACTCAACGCCAACAAATACGCCGTTGCTTCGCAGTTACAGGAgcggggggaggccattcagcccctctacctgatggggatagtgtagagggagctttactctgtatctaaccccccgtgctgtacctgtcctgggagtgtttgatgggggacagtgtagagggagctttactctgtatctaaccccccccgtgctgtacctgtcctgggagtgtttgatgggggacagtatggagggagctttactctgtatctaaccccccgtgctgtacctgtcctgggagtgtttgatgggggacagtatagagggagctttactctgtatctaacccgccgtactgtacctgtcctgggagcgtttgatggggacagtgtagagggagctttactctgtatctaaccccccgtgctgtacctgtcctgggagtgtttgatgggggacagtatggagggagctttactctgtatctaaccccccgtgctgtacctgtcctgggagtgtttgatgggggacagtatggagggagctttactctgtatctaaccccccgtgctgtacctgtcctgggagtgtttgatgggggacagtgtagagggagctttactctgtatctaaccagtcTCTGAAATAGTGAGTTCTGTTACCTGACGACTAACACTCGTTACTCGATGAGTGTAAAATTCACCAACAAAAACATGTCCTCATTGACTGCCCTGCCCCAATATTGTTGGTGTTGTTGTGAGAGAGCTCCTTCTAGTGTCAATGTTGTGTAGCTGTGATATACTGGCAATGCAACTCACACCCGGTACGTTAGTATGTAGTTAACCAACATGTGCCAACTTGCTGCCATGAATCCATGGTGCTCGGGTTTATGTcaacctctctctctgctgctgttgaGCGAGATACTGCCTGGATTCTGGGACATGACCCGTTATAGGAAGGACAGGGAAGTTACAAGGAAACAGGTGCAGGAGTCATCCATCTTTGAAAGATCTTTCCAATTAGTTcccattctcccccaccccccacatccctgAAAATTTtccccccttccagtatttatccaattcccccccttttgaaagttactattgaatctgcttccaccgccctttcaggcagcgcgttccagatcacagcaactcaccgtgtttaaaaaaaaattctcctcctctccccccccccacccctggttcttttaccgattatcttaaatctgtgtctctctggttaccgaccctccccgccaccggaaacagtttctccctctctctctactctatccgaaggcctccattaaatctcccccttgaccttctctgctccgaggaagaacaatcccagcttctcccagtctctccgcatTAACCGAAGCCCCTCGTCCCCCCGGGATCATCCTGGTCCATCTTCTCCCGTCCGAGGCCTCGACACCCTCCCTCAAGTGCGGGGCCCAGAAATGGGACACAGCTGGTGCCTGTAAATGGTTAAACGGAACTGTGATTCGCAGGCGCCATTTTGTGAAACACAAACCTTTTATTGGAAGTGCTTTCGCACAATTTAATATTTACAATCGGTGTCTTGACAACGGCCGTTGAAGTGATGTTTTTTTCTCACTCACCCGCATCCCAGAAGGTTAACAACCAGCGACGGCATTCTGGAATAGTCAGGAGGGGGGGAAGGAGCATCTGGGACCCTTCTGTCTGGAAACGATATCCCTCCACTAGAAAGTTGGGGCGGGGCGTGTGCACTGGATCAGTATAACCAGAACATGGGGTTTGTCAGTGCCATACTGTTCACGTACCTGTGCAGATAAAACACATGGATGGGCCACCCTGTTTGGTTAAGGGAAATCAGGAAGTTCGAACCCGAGCTCCCTGGTTATTCTGGTAATTACAACGTCcttgtacagttccgctctccatatcacacacactcggagcactgggtacagttccgctctccatatcacacacactcggagcactgggtacagttccgctctccatatcacacacactcggagcactgcgtacagttctgctctccatatctcacacactcggagcactgggtacagttccgctctccatatcacacacactcggagcactgggtacagttctgctctccatatctcacacactcggagcactgcgtacagttccgctctccatatcacacacaatcggagcactgtgtacagttccgctctccatatcagacgcacagagcactgggtacagttccgctctccatatcacacacgctcggagcactgtgtacagttccgctctccatatcagatgcacagagcactgggtacagttccgctctcca encodes:
- the LOC137361327 gene encoding LOW QUALITY PROTEIN: adenylate cyclase type 6-like (The sequence of the model RefSeq protein was modified relative to this genomic sequence to represent the inferred CDS: substituted 1 base at 1 genomic stop codon) gives rise to the protein LSDSSEIRTKVPLKYVTPVILLVFILALYLHAQQVESTARLDFLWKLQATEEKEEMEELQAYNRRLLHNILPKDVAAHFLARERRNDELYYQSCECVAVMFASISNFSEFYVELEANNEGVECLRLLNEIIADFDEIISEEQFRQLEKIKTIGSTYMAASGLNDSTYDKVGKSHIMALADYSTRLMEQMKYINEHSFNNFQMKIGEXDLNIGPVVAGVIGARKPQYDIWGNTVNVASRMDSTGIPNKIQVTGDMQQVLAAKGYCLQCRGLVKVKGKGEMMTYFLTQGPANS